In Hippoglossus stenolepis isolate QCI-W04-F060 chromosome 5, HSTE1.2, whole genome shotgun sequence, one genomic interval encodes:
- the usb1 gene encoding U6 snRNA phosphodiesterase 1 — MMLVGYSSSSEEEEEDNQEETAPHKDASPAREEEEEEEGEDGCPARKKPRAEPQVTKTRLPVPGSLMSMFPEDGDPETEDSSLHGGRIRSFRHERGNWATYVYLPYHPEEEFEEVLEELFSAASDGGVDLTQQEEFHLSLSQTVVLRHHWIQPFTRSLRADLAHCKQFVCSARKLKVYCNAEKTRTFLGIEVCSGQTQLLDVVRVVDRTMTEFRLDTFYTEPSFHVSLAWCVGDMREKMDECIQKLQCVVDEREEGPFHLRLDGVELRCRTGNKTFRFPLEP, encoded by the exons ATGATGTTGGTGGgatacagcagcagctcggaggaggaggaggaggacaaccAGGAGGAGACTGCTCCCCACAAAGATGCTTCTCCTGCgcgtgaggaggaagaggaagaggaaggagaggacgGCTGCCCGGCGAGGAAGAAACCCAGAGCTGAACCACAGGTCACCaaaacaag GCTTCCTGTCCCTGGTTCCCTCATGTCCATGTTCCCAGAGGACGGTGATCCAGAGACGGAGGACAGTTCCCTCCACGGTGGACGGATCCGCTCTTTCCGACACGAGAGAGGAAACTGGGCCACCTATGTTTATTTACCAT ACCATCCTGAGGAGGAGTttgaggaggtgctggaggagctgTTCTCCGCTGCGAGCGACGGGGGGGTGGATTTGACCCAACAGGAGGAGTTCCACCTCAGCCTGTCCCAGACGGTGGTGCTGAGACACCACTGGATCCAGCCCTTTACACGGAGCCTCCGGGCAGACCTGGCCCACTGCAAACA GTTCGTTTGCTCTGCGAGGAAACTGAAGGTTTATTGTAACGCTGAGAAGACGAG GACGTTCTTGGGAATAGAAGTGTGTTCTGGTCAAACTCAGCTGTTGGACGTGGTCCGAGTTGTGGACAGAACGATGACAGAGTTTCGCCTGGACACTTTTTACACG GAGCCGTCTTTCCATGTGAGTCTGGCCTGGTGTGTCGGAGACATGAGGGAGAAGATGGACGAATGTATTCAGAAGCTGCAG TGTGTGGTTGATGAACGAGAAGAAGGACCGTTTCACCTGAGGCTGGACGGCGTGGAGCTGCGCTGcaggacaggaaacaaaacCTTCCGCTTCCCCCTGGAGCCATAA
- the znf319b gene encoding zinc finger protein 319, with amino-acid sequence MDWATPAAKLNPYTRARMSEPWPQHAVAPPPVVHTLPPGAESALGCAVYGIVLQPDATSLQQTQHGQHSQQHSGSQHGVGPHSQPQHAAQQTPLQVAAEGGHKCAACGHDISHLANPHEHQCMVSQDRSFQCTQCMKIFHQATDLLEHQCVQVEQKPFVCGVCKMGFSLLTSLAQHHTSHNSTNPMKCSICEKTYRPGSGNATPTSNNPQQPTSDGASASSSSSILPFPSARDRPYKCSVCQKGFKHMSELTRHERVHTGEKPFKCDTCDKAFSQSSHLQHHQRTHSNDRPFKCAVCEKSFKHRSHLVRHMYVHSGEHLFKCNLCELHFKESSELLHHPCHPQGSRPFRCATCGKGFKRPSDLRQHERTHSEERPFHCDECQMSFKQQYALVRHRRTHKDPTDRPFKCNLCDKGFLQPSHLLYHQHVHGMDNLFKCASCQKEFSQSGELLRHKCGESSNNSPDKPYKCDVCGKGYKKSSTLQRHQNSHCQEKPLKCSLCDRRFLSSSEFVQHRCDPSREKPLKCPECEKRFKYSSDLNRHRRVHTGEKPYKCDHCNKGFKQREHLIKHQSTHSREGQFKCVWCGERYSDLGSLQDHTVQHTADGGGYPVPQCL; translated from the exons ATgga TTGGGCCACACCAGCTGCCAAGTTGAATCCCTACACCAGAGCCCGCATGTCGGAGCCCTGGCCTCAGCACGCCGTCGCGCCACCTCCTGTCGTCCACACCCTCCCTCCAGGAGCTGAGAGCGCGCTGGGCTGTGCTGTGTACGGTATCGTACTGCAGCCGGATGCTACATCGCTGCAGCAGACCCAGCATGGGCAGCACAGCCAGCAACATAGTGGCAGTCAGCATGGAGTCGGGCCGCACAGTCAGCCGCAGCACGCCGCCCAACAGACCCCCCTGCAAGTAGCCGCAGAGGGAGGACACAAGTGTGCGGCCTGCGGACATGATATCTCCCACCTGGCGAACCCACATGAGCACCAGTGCATGGTGAGTCAGGACCGGTCGTTCCAGTGCACCCAGTGCATGAAGATCTTCCACCAGGCGACCGACTTGCTAGAGCATCAGTGTGTTCAGGTGGAGCAGAAGCCgtttgtgtgtggggtgtgCAAGATGGGATTCTCTCTACTCACGTCTCTCGCTCAGCACCACACGTCACACAACAGCACCAACCCAATGAAGTGTTCAATATGTGAGAAAACCTACCGGCCCGGTTCTGGCAATGCCACACCAACCTCCAACAACCCCCAGCAGCCCACTAGTGATGGGGCAtcagccagcagcagctcgtCTATTCTTCCCTTTCCCTCGGCCCGAGACCGACCGTACAAATGCTCCGTTTGCCAGAAAGGCTTCAAACACATGTCAGAACTCACGCGGCACGAGAGGGTGCACACGGGAGAGAAGCCCTTCAAATGTGACACCTGTGACAAGGCCTTCAGCCAGTCGTCGCATCTACAGCACCATCAGCGAACACACAGCAACGATCGCCCGTTCAAGTGTGCCGTCTGtgaaaagagttttaaacacCGGTCCCACCTCGTGCGCCACATGTACGTGCACTCTGGCGAGCACTTGTTCAAATGCAACTTGTGTGAGCTGCATTTCAAAGAGTCGTCGGAGCTCCTCCACCACCCCTGCCACCCGCAGGGTTCCCGCCCGTTTCGCTGTGCCACATGTGGCAAAGGTTTCAAGCGGCCATCTGACCTTCGCCAACATGAGCGCACCCACTCTGAGGAGCGTCCCTTCCACTGTGATGAGTGTCAGATGAGCTTCAAACAGCAGTATGCACTTGTGCGCCACAGACGCACACATAAGGACCCGACTGACCGGCCGTTCAAATGCAACCTGTGCGACAAAGGTTTCCTGCAGCCCTCTCACCTCCTTTACCACCAGCACGTTCACGGCATGGACAACCTTTTCAAGTGCGCCTCGTGCCAGAAGGAGTTCAGCCAGTCGGGAGAGCTGCTCAGACACAAATGTGGCGAGTCGTCCAACAACTCACCCGACAAGCCGTATAAGTGTGACGTCTGTGGCAAGGGCTACAAGAAGAGTTCCACGCTCCAGCGTCATCAAAACTCTCACTGCCAAGAGAAGCCCCTCAAGTGCTCGCTGTGTGACCGCCGCTTCCTGTCCTCTTCCGAATTTGTCCAGCACCGCTGCGACCCGTCACGGGAAAAGCCGCTCAAGTGCCCGGAATGTGAGAAACGCTTCAAATACTCATCGGACCTGAACCGACACCGGCGAGTTCATACGGGGGAGAAACCGTACAAATGTGACCACTGCAATAAGGGCTTCAAACAGCGCGAGCACCTGATCAAACACCAGAGCACACACTCCAGAGAGGGGCAGTTCAAGTGTGTCTGGTGTGGAGAGCGTTACAGTGACTTGGGTTCTTTGCAGGATCACACGGTGCAGCACACGGCTGATGGAGGCGGTTATCCTGTGCCCCAGTGCTTATAA